One region of Flavobacterium sp. GSB-24 genomic DNA includes:
- a CDS encoding ABC transporter ATP-binding protein produces METILTIENLNKRYGRIQALKNVSFTIQKGRVYGILGPNGSGKSTTLGIVLNVVNKSSGNYRWFDGNVETHEALKKVGAIIERPNFYPYMTAEQNLKLVCKIKNINYSKVNEKLELVGLDERKDSKFSTFSLGMKQRLAIASALLNDPEILILDEPTNGLDPQGIHQIRDIIKKIASQGTTILLASHLLDEVEKVCSQVIVLRKGEVLYSGSVDGMSSNEGFFEISSNDNELLKSALKDHNAVSQIKDEDGKVLVYLKSDLSASELNQFLFSKNIILSHLVKRKNSLEAQFLELTKNTHPKN; encoded by the coding sequence TTGGAAACCATATTAACCATTGAGAATCTGAACAAAAGATACGGCCGAATTCAGGCTTTAAAAAATGTATCTTTTACTATACAAAAAGGCCGTGTTTATGGCATTCTTGGCCCAAACGGAAGCGGAAAATCAACTACATTAGGAATTGTATTGAATGTTGTTAATAAATCTTCTGGTAATTACCGCTGGTTTGACGGCAATGTAGAAACGCATGAAGCTTTAAAAAAAGTTGGCGCAATTATAGAACGACCAAATTTTTATCCTTATATGACTGCTGAGCAAAACCTGAAATTGGTCTGCAAAATCAAAAATATCAATTATTCTAAAGTTAATGAAAAGCTGGAATTGGTTGGTTTGGATGAAAGAAAGGATAGCAAATTCAGTACTTTTTCGTTGGGAATGAAGCAGCGTCTGGCCATTGCATCTGCACTTTTAAATGATCCAGAAATTTTAATTTTAGATGAACCAACTAACGGATTAGATCCGCAGGGAATTCATCAGATTCGAGATATTATTAAAAAAATTGCTTCTCAGGGAACTACTATTTTACTGGCATCACATTTATTAGATGAAGTCGAAAAAGTTTGTTCGCAGGTAATTGTTTTAAGAAAAGGCGAAGTTTTATACTCAGGTTCCGTCGATGGAATGTCATCTAATGAAGGTTTCTTTGAAATTTCTTCGAATGATAATGAGCTATTAAAATCCGCTTTAAAAGATCACAATGCCGTAAGTCAAATTAAGGATGAAGATGGAAAAGTTTTAGTGTATTTAAAATCAGATTTGTCAGCTTCAGAATTGAATCAATTTTTATTTTCCAAAAATATAATTTTAAGTCACTTGGTCAAACGTAAAAATAGTTTGGAAGCGCAATTTTTAGAATTAACCAAAAACACTCATCCAAAAAACTAA
- a CDS encoding ABC transporter permease — protein MKRLISIELQKIWMNKASRILTLTYFILLSFIALIAAIKFDIGVFKFHLAEMGIFNFPFIWHFNTYVAAILKFFLAIVIVSMMANEYSYGTLKQNLIDGLSKKEFILSKFLTVVLFAFGSTVFVFIMSLILGLFFSSYTEFDIIFSDLDYLLAFFVKLTGFFSFCLFLGILVKRSAFALGFLLVWSIIEGIAKGVLAFKIFPDSNTGEKVMLFFPLESMSNLIVNPGPRLSVIKNIGSQMGIDTDMDYSVNYFTVLIVLTWTFLFVYFSYKLLKNRDL, from the coding sequence ATGAAAAGACTTATCTCTATAGAATTACAAAAAATCTGGATGAATAAAGCCAGCCGTATATTAACACTAACTTATTTTATCTTACTTTCTTTTATAGCACTAATTGCAGCCATAAAATTTGACATTGGCGTTTTTAAATTTCATTTAGCAGAAATGGGAATTTTCAACTTCCCTTTTATCTGGCATTTTAATACCTATGTTGCAGCTATTCTTAAATTTTTTCTGGCTATTGTAATTGTTTCTATGATGGCTAATGAATACAGTTACGGAACTTTAAAACAAAATTTGATTGACGGTTTAAGCAAAAAAGAATTTATTCTTTCTAAATTTTTAACCGTGGTTTTATTTGCTTTCGGCTCGACAGTTTTCGTTTTTATCATGAGTTTAATTCTGGGATTGTTTTTTTCTTCTTATACTGAATTTGATATAATTTTTAGTGATTTAGATTACCTTTTAGCCTTTTTTGTAAAATTAACAGGATTCTTTTCTTTCTGTTTATTTCTTGGAATTCTGGTAAAACGCTCCGCATTTGCATTAGGATTTCTTTTGGTCTGGAGTATAATTGAAGGAATTGCAAAAGGTGTATTGGCTTTTAAAATTTTCCCAGACAGTAATACTGGCGAAAAAGTTATGCTGTTTTTTCCGTTAGAATCTATGTCAAATTTAATTGTTAATCCAGGACCTAGATTATCTGTTATTAAGAATATCGGTTCACAAATGGGAATCGATACAGATATGGATTACAGCGTAAATTACTTTACAGTTTTAATCGTTTTAACATGGACTTTCCTATTTGTATATTTTTCTTACAAACTATTAAAAAATAGAGATTTATAG